Proteins co-encoded in one Arachis hypogaea cultivar Tifrunner chromosome 13, arahy.Tifrunner.gnm2.J5K5, whole genome shotgun sequence genomic window:
- the LOC112735754 gene encoding uncharacterized protein, with amino-acid sequence MRNISTLLSLATIVVACSIIYNTEKVSGQCGGSVPALISECGQYVQKSGPKVPPSAECCSELLKLDVPCACNFVTKDVVNLISVPKALFIAHYCGMKLTPGMQCGAIKIPPNY; translated from the exons atGAGAAATATTAGCACGTTGTTGAGCTTAGCAACCATAGTGGTTGCATGTTCCATAATATATAACACAGAAAAGGTTTCAGGTCAATGTGGAGGGAGTGTTCCAGCACTTATATCAGAATGTGGACAATATGTGCAGAAATCAGGGCCAAAAGTTCCACCATCAGCAGAGTGTTGTTCTGAGTTGTTAAAGCTTGATGTTCCATGTGCATGTAATTTTGTTACCAAAGATGTTGTCAACCTTATTAGTGTTCCTAAGGCTCTCTTTATTGCACACTATTGTGGCATGAAATTAACACCTGGAatgcaatgtggag CCATTAAGATACCACCCAACTACTAA